A window of the Pelagicoccus enzymogenes genome harbors these coding sequences:
- the amt gene encoding ammonium transporter — protein sequence MGETSIDLLWVVVSAALVFLMQAGFLCLESGWTRTKNSINVAVKNLTDFGISVVVYWAFGFALMFGLSRSGVFGTTGFFFESGEASPQSAAFFLFQAMFCGTAVTIVSGAVAERMSFKGYLLISVFVSALVYPIFGHWAWGGVMGGEQGWLGGIGFIDFAGSSVVHSVGGWVALAAVIVLGPRIGRYGEDGKPRAIPGQSLPTALLGTLILAFGWIGFNGGSTLAWGGEVPLIVAHTILAATSGMVTALLASLALLKYPDAKYITNGLLAGLVAITANCHVVSSLESLVIGAGGALVMIVADRVFDRLRLDDVVGSFSVHTAAGIWGTLAVALFGDASAWASDVSRMEQLGVQALGVATCALVGFVPAFLFLLGLKRVIRLRVSPEHEVMGLNASEHKVSTEHLDLLREMELQSQKFDLSRRVNVEPFTEIGQIASKYNEVLDSLEQTVARNELIIRDTKDAILTCAPEGRILSANPGAEQMFGYPVAELEAKWIWNLLATDSDMAFDSVETLLEHVGTKNYKVGAIRLSGVRRSGARFPAELEAAAGRIGGRDVFTLKIRDRTQAEVYQETLRSTKREAERARDELQEKVRQIESFNGIAIDREMRMVELKSEINRLCRELGRELPYADESSALNAKS from the coding sequence ATGGGCGAAACATCGATAGACTTACTTTGGGTGGTCGTTAGCGCGGCTTTGGTATTTTTGATGCAAGCAGGCTTTCTCTGCTTGGAGAGTGGTTGGACGCGCACCAAGAACAGCATCAACGTAGCGGTCAAGAACCTGACGGACTTCGGAATCTCGGTCGTGGTCTATTGGGCTTTTGGTTTCGCTTTGATGTTCGGCCTCTCTCGGAGCGGGGTATTCGGAACTACGGGCTTCTTTTTCGAGTCGGGTGAAGCCTCGCCGCAGTCAGCCGCGTTTTTTCTTTTTCAGGCCATGTTCTGCGGCACGGCGGTGACGATCGTGTCGGGCGCGGTGGCGGAGCGCATGAGCTTCAAAGGTTACCTGCTGATATCCGTTTTCGTTTCCGCTTTGGTGTATCCTATCTTTGGGCACTGGGCGTGGGGTGGCGTCATGGGGGGAGAGCAAGGTTGGTTAGGGGGCATAGGCTTCATAGACTTTGCGGGTTCGTCCGTGGTGCACAGTGTGGGAGGCTGGGTGGCCTTGGCTGCGGTGATTGTGTTGGGTCCACGCATCGGTCGCTACGGCGAGGATGGCAAGCCGCGGGCGATCCCCGGGCAGAGCTTGCCTACGGCCTTGCTGGGAACCCTGATTCTTGCCTTTGGCTGGATCGGCTTCAATGGCGGCAGCACGCTGGCTTGGGGAGGTGAGGTGCCTCTTATCGTCGCCCATACGATTTTAGCTGCGACAAGTGGCATGGTGACGGCCCTTCTGGCTAGTCTGGCATTGCTCAAGTATCCAGACGCCAAGTACATTACTAACGGCTTGCTCGCCGGTTTGGTGGCGATCACCGCGAACTGCCATGTCGTTTCCTCGCTCGAGTCGCTCGTCATCGGAGCGGGTGGGGCCTTGGTGATGATCGTGGCGGACCGCGTCTTTGACCGCCTGCGTTTGGACGACGTGGTGGGATCGTTTTCGGTTCATACCGCAGCGGGCATTTGGGGCACTTTAGCGGTTGCTCTCTTTGGGGACGCTAGCGCTTGGGCGAGTGACGTAAGCCGTATGGAGCAACTGGGGGTGCAGGCCCTGGGGGTCGCGACTTGCGCCTTGGTGGGCTTCGTTCCCGCTTTCCTTTTTCTTTTAGGATTGAAGAGGGTGATACGCTTGCGGGTGAGCCCGGAGCACGAAGTGATGGGACTGAATGCTTCCGAGCACAAGGTTTCCACGGAGCACCTGGACCTGTTGCGCGAGATGGAGCTTCAGTCGCAAAAGTTCGACCTGTCGCGCCGGGTCAACGTGGAGCCTTTCACCGAGATTGGCCAAATCGCGAGCAAGTACAACGAGGTCCTCGACTCCTTGGAGCAAACGGTGGCTCGCAATGAACTGATCATCCGAGATACCAAAGACGCCATCCTCACCTGCGCCCCGGAAGGCCGAATCCTCAGCGCTAACCCCGGCGCGGAGCAGATGTTTGGCTACCCGGTCGCCGAGCTCGAAGCGAAGTGGATCTGGAACTTGCTGGCTACGGATTCGGACATGGCGTTTGACTCCGTGGAAACGCTCCTGGAGCATGTGGGCACCAAAAACTACAAGGTCGGCGCCATTCGCTTATCGGGTGTCCGGCGTTCCGGAGCTCGCTTTCCGGCAGAGTTGGAAGCTGCGGCTGGAAGGATTGGAGGTCGCGATGTATTCACGTTGAAGATACGAGATCGCACTCAAGCGGAAGTTTATCAGGAAACCTTGCGCTCGACGAAGCGGGAGGCTGAGAGAGCTCGAGACGAATTGCAGGAAAAGGTGCGGCAGATCGAGTCCTTCAATGGGATCGCGATCGATCGAGAGATGCGGATGGTGGAGCTGAAGAGCGAGATCAACCGCTTGTGCAGGGAGCTGGGGCGCGAGCTTCCGTACGCCGACGAATCCTCAGCCCTGAACGCGAAATCCTAG